Part of the Planctomycetia bacterium genome is shown below.
AATCCTTGCCCGCCGCAGCCGGCCCAGAATAGCTGGGTCTTCCGCCGCTCGTATTACACGCACGATCCGGCCATCCCCGTGCAGATCGGCACGTACGCCGCCCACCGTGGGCCGGTCTATACGCGGCCGCAGGGGGAATACATCCGCGGCAGCTATCGGAACAACTACAGCATGATCCGCGTGAACGGCCAAATCTGGGACCGCACCTACCAGTGGGAATCCTGGGTGCAGTCTGGCTCACAGCGTTGAGCTAGGCGAACTGCATAAGTTGGAAACATACCTTCGGATCATGGGCGTCGCTTCTCTCGACGCCATTGAGCGGTCGGGGTATGATCCTCCGCCCGACCAGAGAATTGGCGGGCCCCGGAATGGATTCCAGTGGACCGTTGCGCATGATGCGACCCGAACGGATGCTGCCGCGCTTTGTCGCGCTCTTGATTATTCTTGCGGCCAGTTCGCCGTGCACTGGATACGCGCCTGCTGACGATGCACCCGCGTCTCCGGCGCTTGAGCAAGTTGAGCAGGCCGCCGCGCATAGCCCGCGGGCCCTGCGTCCGCTCAGTGATTCGCGTAGGCAGCACGCCGGCGCGACGAACCCGGCCGACGCGTTGACGTCGGGCGACGCGCTCCAATCCGGCATGCCGGATCTCAAGACCGTGGCGGCCAGCTTGAGCCTTGTGCTCGGGTTGTTTCTCACGGCGGCTTGGCTGCTGAAGCGCAGTCTCCCGAAAAGTGCCGGCATGTTGCCGAGCGACGTCGTGCAAGTGCTGGGTCGCACGCAGTTGGCCGGTAAACAATTCGCCCACCTGGTGCGCTGCGGCAACAAGTTGCTGCTGGTGAACATCACGCCGGGCGGCGCAGAGACCTTGACCGAAATCACCGAACCGCTCGAAGTGGACCGCTTGCTCGGCATCTGCGCGCAGCAGAATCCCACCAGCGCGACGGCCGCTTTCCGTGACGTCTTCCAACAACTTGGCAAGGAGCGATCGCGTGCTTGATCGCCAAAACGCCTCCACCGTCGATACGGCTGCCGACGGCGACGCGGCGCTCGAACGCGTTTCCCCGCTGGAACGTGGCGACGACGCCGCGTTGAATACGGAGACATCGCACCAGCACGTGCTGGTACTGCAACGAAAGATGCCGCGCGGCGCCCTGCGCTGGTTGTTGATGCCGGCATTGTTGCTCGGTTTGCTAACGTTTCCGGTGATGGCGCAACAACCGATTACGGCCAACGGCCCGCAGTCGATCGGCGGACTCGCGGGCAGCGGATTACTTGGCGGACCGGAGAATTGGACCAGCCCTGAAGGCGTTTCCGGCACGTTGCAGGTCATGCTACTGTTGACGGTGCTGAGCATCGCCCCGGCACTGCTGCTGATGACGACGTCGTTCGTACGGATCGTCGTTGTGCTGGGGCTCTTGCGTCAGGCCCTTGGCACCGGCCAATTGCCGCCCAGCCAGGTGATCACGGCGATGACGCTGTTCATGACCTTTCTGATCATGATGCCGGTCTGGGATCGCGTGCGGACCGAGGCGATCACGCCGTATACGAATCACGAAATCTCGCTCGAAGAAGCGGAAGAGCGCGGGCTGCGGCCGATTCGCGAATTCATGGAAGCGCAGATCGAGCGCACGGGCAACACAGACGACATCTATCTCTTTCTGGAATACATCCCGCCGCCCGCGGACGCGGTGTTGCCGCAGGGCTACGAGAAGCTGGAAGACGTGCCGCTCGACATGCTGTACAAGACCTACGACGACGTGCCGCTCCGCGCGTTGCTGCCGGCGTTCATGCTCAGCGAGTTGAAAACGTCGTTTCTGATCGGCTTCCAGATTTACCTGCCGTTCCTCGTGCTCGACATGGTCGTCTCCAGCGTGATGATCTCGATGGGCATGTTCATGCTGCCTCCGGTGTTGATCTCGCTGCCGTTCAAGCTCCTGCTATTCGTCCTGGTCGACGGCTGGCGCCTCATCGTCGGGATGTTGCTGGAAAGCTTTCAACCGTACACGTGACGAAGGCCACATGCGATCCGCCCAGTCACTGAAAACTGAACACTGAACACTTCAAACTAAAATGGACCCCTCCTCCGCTTCCGATCTCGCTCGCGAAGCCGTGATGATCGGCCTGCTCGTCAGCGCGCCGATTTTGGCGGTCGGCCTGCTCGTCGGCTTGATGATCGGGCTGCTGCAAGCCTTGACGCAAATCCAAGAGCAAACCGTGGCGTTCGTCCCCAAGCTGCTGGCTATGATCGCCGCCATGACGCTGGCGATGCCGTGGATGATGTCTCTGATGATGGATTATGTGCGGAATCTGTTCGAGGGAATTCCCGGCGGGCTGGGGTAGAGTTTGAAGTTTTCAGTTTTCAGTTTTCAGTGGGAGCTGCGGAGAAGCTTGAAGTGAGAAGCGCCTCGCGTCACCTACTTACTACTCCACCTACTCCCCTCCCCCGTGTCCCCCACCTTCGCTCAACTCGGCGTTACGCTCGACCAGTTTCTGGCGTTTATCGTGGTGTTGACGCGGATGAGCGGGTTGATGCTCGCAGCGCCGGTGTTTGGTTCACGCGAGGTGCCGGCGCAGATTCGCGCCTTGCTGGCCTTCACCTTGAGCCTGGTAATCCTGCCGACGCAATGGACGGCGCTGGTGACGGCGCCTAGTTCGTTAATCGATCTGTCGCTGCTGATCGGCGGCGAATTGCTGATCGGCTATACGCTGGGTCTCGGCGTGATGACGATGTTCGCCGGCGTGCAGATCGGCGGGCAGATCGTCTCGCAGACCGGCGGCATCTCGGCAGCCGATATCTTCAATCCCGGCTTCGACATGAGCGTGCCAATCGTTTCGCAGTTTTACTACATGTTCGCCTTGGCGGTGTTTCTACTGATCGGCGGGCATCAGCAAGTCGTCGCGGCACTGCTCGATACGTTCCAGTCGCTCCCGCCCGGCGCGGCGACCGTGACTGATTCTGTCGTGGACTCCGTCGTCCGACTGATTATGCAGAGCTTTTCGCTGGGCGTGCGCACCGCGGCCCCGGCCACGACGGCGCTCTTACTGGCGACGCTCGTGCTTGGCCTGGTCGGCCGCACATTGCCGCAGCTCAACCTGATGGCCCTCGGCTTCGGCATCAACGCCGTAGTGATGTTCGTCCTCTTGGCCCTCGGCATGAGCGCCTTAGCCTGGCTCGTGGAAAACGAACTCCCGGAAGTGATGGAGTTGGTGTACCAGGCGCTACGTGGAATGGGCGAATGAAACGGAACACGGAAAACTGAACACTGAAAACGGTTCATGGACGCCGACGGTGATAAGTCGCAGGAAGCTACACAGCATCGCCGCCAGCAGGCGCGCGAGGAGGGGCAGGTTCCGCGCAGCCAGGATTTGGGGTCCGCGGTGTTGCTGGTCGGCGGGCTCTGGGTATTGTTCTCGCTGAGCGGCGGGCTGGTCACTTACTTTGCCGACTATGCGCAGCGTCAATTCGGCGGCGCAGCGTGGCTGACCGCCGACTCGGGTTTCGTGCATGAAACCTGGATGGGCGAGTTGAATCCGCTCGCCCGAGCGATCTTGCCGCTGTTGGCGGCCGGCATGGTGATCGGCATTGTCACCAGTTTGTTTCAGGGAGGAATTCTGTTCCTGCCAGACAAGTTAATGCCCGACTTTAGCCGCGTTGATCCGCTCCAAGGGTTTCGACGGTTGTTCTCGATGGCCAGCGTGGTGCGGTTGGTGTTCGGCATTTTCAAGATCATCATCGTCGCGGCCGTGGCGTACTGGAGCCTGCAGGGGCGCTACGAAGACTTGCTCTTGATGGCATTCCTAACGTTGCCGCAAATCGGCGCGTTGCTGTTCGACATTCTGTTCTGGACGTCGATGAAGATTGGCGCGGCGCTGTTGATGCTGGCGGTGGCCGACTACGCCTATCAGTATTGGAAGTACGAACAAGACTTGATGATGACCACGCAGGAAGTTCGCGAGGAAATGAAGAATCTGCAAGGCGATCCGCAGATCCTTTCCCGGCGTCGCGCGGCGCAACGGCAACTCGTGTTGAACCGACTGAGCAAGACGGTGCCGAAGGCCGACGTAGTCGTCACCAACCCGACCGAATTGGCCGTGGCGCTGCGTTACGACGATCAAACGATGCTCGCGCCGGTTGTCGTCGCGAAAGGGGCGGGCATCCTCGCACAACGCATTCGTAAACTCGCGCTGGAACACGGCATTCCGATCATCGAGAAGAAGCCACTCGCGCAGGCGCTTTATAAGGACGTCGAGGTCAACCACCCGATTCCCGACAAGCTCTACGCGGCCGTTGCGGAGATTCTCGCTTACGTCTACCAACTCAAAGGCAAGCCGTTGCCGAAGGCGCCGACGCCGCAGTCGTAGTGCATTGTCAACGCTTGATTTGCGGGTGCGCGGGTGCCACTGGCGGCTTGTCCGCCAGTGCGGCGAGGACGCTGAATGTCGACTCTACTCCAGCACTGGCGGACAAGCCGCCAGTGGCACCCAAGCCTAATTCTTAGAATTGGCAAAGCGCTAGACGCCTCCTACAGGTTTCTCTGTCGGAGCGCTTCGTAAAAGAGCACCGCGGCCGTGGCGGAGACGTTCAAGCTGTCGGCGCGGCCGCGCATCGGGAGACGGATGGGAATCACGTCCTCAGCCAGCCAGGCGTCGCTCAGCCCGGCCGCTTCGCTGCCGAGGACGATTGCCGACGGCTGCGAAAAAGCGACTGTTGTGTAGTCCTGAGCGCCGTCCACACGTGCGGCGTAGATGTG
Proteins encoded:
- the fliQ gene encoding flagellar biosynthesis protein FliQ; the encoded protein is MDPSSASDLAREAVMIGLLVSAPILAVGLLVGLMIGLLQALTQIQEQTVAFVPKLLAMIAAMTLAMPWMMSLMMDYVRNLFEGIPGGLG
- the fliP gene encoding flagellar type III secretion system pore protein FliP (The bacterial flagellar biogenesis protein FliP forms a type III secretion system (T3SS)-type pore required for flagellar assembly.), encoding MLDRQNASTVDTAADGDAALERVSPLERGDDAALNTETSHQHVLVLQRKMPRGALRWLLMPALLLGLLTFPVMAQQPITANGPQSIGGLAGSGLLGGPENWTSPEGVSGTLQVMLLLTVLSIAPALLLMTTSFVRIVVVLGLLRQALGTGQLPPSQVITAMTLFMTFLIMMPVWDRVRTEAITPYTNHEISLEEAEERGLRPIREFMEAQIERTGNTDDIYLFLEYIPPPADAVLPQGYEKLEDVPLDMLYKTYDDVPLRALLPAFMLSELKTSFLIGFQIYLPFLVLDMVVSSVMISMGMFMLPPVLISLPFKLLLFVLVDGWRLIVGMLLESFQPYT
- a CDS encoding flagellar biosynthetic protein FliR, with protein sequence MSPTFAQLGVTLDQFLAFIVVLTRMSGLMLAAPVFGSREVPAQIRALLAFTLSLVILPTQWTALVTAPSSLIDLSLLIGGELLIGYTLGLGVMTMFAGVQIGGQIVSQTGGISAADIFNPGFDMSVPIVSQFYYMFALAVFLLIGGHQQVVAALLDTFQSLPPGAATVTDSVVDSVVRLIMQSFSLGVRTAAPATTALLLATLVLGLVGRTLPQLNLMALGFGINAVVMFVLLALGMSALAWLVENELPEVMELVYQALRGMGE
- a CDS encoding flagellar biosynthetic protein FliO; amino-acid sequence: MMRPERMLPRFVALLIILAASSPCTGYAPADDAPASPALEQVEQAAAHSPRALRPLSDSRRQHAGATNPADALTSGDALQSGMPDLKTVAASLSLVLGLFLTAAWLLKRSLPKSAGMLPSDVVQVLGRTQLAGKQFAHLVRCGNKLLLVNITPGGAETLTEITEPLEVDRLLGICAQQNPTSATAAFRDVFQQLGKERSRA
- the flhB gene encoding flagellar biosynthesis protein FlhB; this translates as MDADGDKSQEATQHRRQQAREEGQVPRSQDLGSAVLLVGGLWVLFSLSGGLVTYFADYAQRQFGGAAWLTADSGFVHETWMGELNPLARAILPLLAAGMVIGIVTSLFQGGILFLPDKLMPDFSRVDPLQGFRRLFSMASVVRLVFGIFKIIIVAAVAYWSLQGRYEDLLLMAFLTLPQIGALLFDILFWTSMKIGAALLMLAVADYAYQYWKYEQDLMMTTQEVREEMKNLQGDPQILSRRRAAQRQLVLNRLSKTVPKADVVVTNPTELAVALRYDDQTMLAPVVVAKGAGILAQRIRKLALEHGIPIIEKKPLAQALYKDVEVNHPIPDKLYAAVAEILAYVYQLKGKPLPKAPTPQS